In the Canis lupus dingo isolate Sandy chromosome 28, ASM325472v2, whole genome shotgun sequence genome, GGAGCTACATGTCCCCACTCCAGAGGGGGTTCCACTGAGAGGGTGTATGATCCCCAGAAATCTCCTCCTATAGGCTGCCTTTATGTTTCTTAGACTATCCACTGACCATCCCAAACTGCATGGACTGCTTCATTTAAACAAGTCATTGGTCCAAGCTGAGTGCCTTCCTCCAAAGATGTTTTAAGACAAGACACTTAAATAGGATACAATAACATAAATATGTCAAAAGAAAAGATGCGGGTGTCCCATTGAGAGAGGCATTAGCTGGTGCAGGGTCAATTAGGGCCACCACTGGTGCCTGAGGAGTGCTATCTTGTTAATGGAGATCCTCACTGAGTTACTCTCTGAAGTTCCTTTTAGAAGTGAAATTAAAATCACGCAATTAAAATGTTCACAGTTGGGGCTGGATGTTCTTGAACTGATTGAAAGATGAAGAAGTGGACACGTCAACATTTTGAAACAGCAATTGTCTCTAATTAAATGCAATTAACTGACATAACTGTCTGCTTTTCTGCACGTAAGACTGATTGAAATgctaagacttaaaaaaaaaaaaaaacataacctTCCTCTGATTCCTCTTCGCATCCTAACCATAATTCTCACCAATGTATGAAGACCGCCAAAGATGGTGATTTGGCACACCAACTCCATCACTAATATTGCAGggtaaacatattaaaaaaactgGAGAGAGAGCGacattttagagaaaacagaACTCCATGGTGTTCAATGCAAATCATTTCTCTTACATGCATATATTTCTGAATTTCCACAATGGAGGATACATCTAACAACTTTTGATACCACTTCCACTAGAGATCAAATGCAGCTTCCACAGTTTAGTtcattagctttttatttttaaaaaaaaagcattttgttttttattataaaaaatctggaaaatgctgaaagaaaaagagaaacaggttTCACATAGAATTGCCACAGAGAGATACCCactgagtatttctttttcttttcctatgacatatacataatttaattcgtttgaaaatgtattttcatagaTACTGTATATGTACCTCAATTGTTTGCTAacgttacaaatatttttcttgctatttaaaaaactcataaacattttttgaaatgtttgaatAAAACCTCATCATACGGACCTATCATCAATTGCTTGACCATCCTCTTCTGATTAGGACAGTACGttattcaaagtattttctattatAATGCTACAGATAGGAACATCTTGTTACCAAACTCTGcctgaatttctgatttttttcctggagaagCTTTTTATAAGTGCAATTTCCCAGGCCAGAGTtcattttataattctaaattttcttgAGGCTTTTGAGGCTTTTGGTATGTACTGCCAAATTACCTAAATTTGATaaccaatttatatttctaccTGCAGCATAAGAAGTTACTTGATTTCCCACATGCCCTCCAACATTGAGTATCCTCTCTGTAAGAAAAGTTCAAAAACTCTTCTTAGAGGCATCTCCTATTTTTATATATCCTATGGGTCTGGGGCAGATTGTAACCAAAATCTGAATTACTCAGGTCCCTGGCTGCACTTTCCAGCCAAAGTGATGGCATATCTGGGCCAGCACCAGGTAGGTACCCACCATAGCAGTTGAGTCACGGCCAGAAGCAACTGGAGAATAAGCCAGCTGCTCCATCCATGAGGACATCTACATATTAGGTTAATCTAGAGCCTGTTCTCACATTACCCACATCCCTCTCCATCTTTTCCAGCTGTGTTGGCCAGAGATGGACACAAAGTCATCCTAGAGAAGATAGAAGACTGGAATGTGGTTGAACTCATGGTAAATGAAGAAATCATTTTCCACTGTAACATCAAAGATTTGGAGTTTGGTAAGTCCCTCAGCGCTGCTCCCAAACAGCATTTTTCCTCTTGGAGGTATGCTCAATTTCGAGTTGAAGTGGCCAGTGGGTTATGCCCAGATTcaagttgaatttttttctgagtcTTAAATTCTTACTCAAAACCCTGTGCTCTGTGTTACATGAAAGAACATATCCTAAATCACACCGAATAAAGTGCTTGTTGCTCTGGACTTCTCCCCAGGACACGGGGAACGAaagaaggacagaaagaaaaatgaagttttagcCTTAGATTTCAAATGATATCATGGGAATTACGGGGTAAcagttttggggtttttctttttcttttcacattttaacaatgtGTGTTTTATTATGATTTGCCTTCAAAACAGCTTTTGTTCCATTTGATTATTCTACCTAGACTCGCTAAGACAATGAGAGTTCTAAACCAGCGGTGCATGACGTTATTAGTGATGTTCTAGAGATCTCTTTGACCTGGAGACCTTCCCACCTGGCAGGCTGGCATCATGCATACCACACTCCACtcagaaataaaagcttttgcaaTCCACTAATACTCCGTTAAAGGCTAGTTAACAATTTACATGCCTGTGTACTTTGAGACTTGTCTTCTAGTAGAAGCCCATACATGTCTTCTAAGACATGACATTGTATCAAAAACTGGCCAAAAGAAGGGCACTTGAgaggcccagcggttgagcatctgcctttggctcaggtcatgatcctggggtcctgggatcaggactcctgcatggagccttcttctccctctgcctgtctctacctctctctctgtgtctctcatgaataaataataaaatctttaaaaaaaaaactggccaaaagaaaattatatctcTTTCCCTAGGAGGTGATGGCAAACTAGACCCGCTGTGTGAAGAGGCCAGGATAGCTGTCCTAAATGCCTACTGATCTCATCCAAACAGGCATCTGAAGTCAACAGAACAGCAGCTGCCTCTGGCCCTTCTGTGCAGCAAACAAAAGCAGCCACTCCAGGCCATGGATGCTGGGCTCTAGCAATCAAAGGTAATGCCAGCCCGTCCTTCAGCCTGCTCAGCATAGTGTCTCTCACCTGGCTGCAAGGAAACAGGGcccacaaaaataataaaagtacatCATCTGCAGCATCTTTCAATCTCAACCCATAGGGAAAGCCCTCTAATATCAGGTACATGTTgaggagaaggaaataataaaatgcaatctAATAACAAAGCGCCATCCCATACTAATAATACAGAGTTTGCCAGAAGCATCTGAGATTCCATTCTATAGTAAGAAAAGAGctagaaacaggtaaaattaaagaTTAGGGGgaaaggggagcagggagggagaatAGTGGCCCTTGGAAATCTGAACCAAAAGTTAATGTTGGTATTTGGAAATGTGGCTATTTCCACAAATTGATTTCCTGCTCCCTGGCTATTTCTACAGGTTAATTTCTTGCTCCCAATGCAATATCACTTTAAATGTTCAGATGCAAGTATCTAAAGTCAAATCATCAGttattctttaaaacaagaaaatcatcTGCCTTCTTCTGCATTAGCCAGTCCAACAAGCCGTTCTGAAAAGGGTCTGAAAGAGCCCAGGGCAGAAGGCTCCTTATCCCTCTGGAAGAAAACAGCCCTGCGGAGTTGAGGAAGTATTTTAGTTATGGTCAGTGTAGAAATCAGCCGTGtcaaaattatattctttgtaCTTTCAGCTCCTACACACCCAATGATAGCCTACATTCTTAGCTATAGAGAAAGGCAGGTATTGATCTAATGACGTTAAATGTGAGGTCATGGTTAAAGGCATCACACCTTGTaggaaaaataggagaaagaTGGGTTCCTTCACAAAAGACTCTGGGAGCCCTGGTGCAAGAGAAGAGCTTTCAGGGCTTCCACAGGACCACTGGATGGCTCGGAGCTCACGTCCCACAGGCAGCCACACGGCTCCCTGTGGCGTCACTGCACCTGAGGAGCCATCCTTTCCATCACTCCAGGTGGCCTCAAACACTCTGCCCCCAGAACTTCAAAGGCATCTGTGAGGCAATGAAACTACTTGTACAAGTTCTTTCTTGCATGTGAGGAGATGGGggatataattttcattttcagccCAAGGTTCACTTAGCAGATTTTATTCAGAGATTACAATCATTTGGGACTCTGGAAATATTTAATCCTCTTCACTGTGAACCCAAGGCTGAAAAACTTTCCTCCTGGTGTCTGGTGCCAGTTTCACACGTCTTTTGTAACCTAGATTTAGTCTGTCTTCCTCAAAGACCAGTTTATTATAGGTGTAGCATTCTGCTTTCATAGAAACACTTtaagagaaatacattttcattacagtataatggaaaaatataggTAAGGATAAAGTATAAATTTGATaacattttggaatttttcaaTTTGAGTGTCTTTTATTTATGTCTGATTATTCATTAAGAGATagatatatagggcagccctggtggcttagtggtttagcaccgccttcgatccagggtgtgatcctggagacccaggatcgagtcccacgttgggctccctgcatggagcctgcttctccctctgcctgtgtctctgcctctcactctctctctaataaataaataatctttttttaaaaaagaaatagatatatagaaaaattGATTTCACTAACTCAGGATCACATTGTATGTACCCaattatgtgtctattttttttaacttaacattgTATGTTGACCCTCTTCCCATGTGACGAAAACGTTTGTCTAAGCATTCTATTGTAAATCAGGACGCTTCTTCCTCCTCGAACAGTATTTTCATTGCCGTAACTTTTTCtgctaagaaataaaattgcaagCTCTCCTATCTGCATTCACTACAGCAACTTCAGCTCCAAAAACTGTGGCCCCTCCTCAGGCTCTACAGCGCCTCCCAACCCTCCATCCCCctactcccccactcccccacctcccccctatGTTGAGAAAGCGCTCCACCAGGCAGCTAGCTGCCTTGCCCTCCCCTGATGCGCCCCATCCCAGCCTGTATTTGTGCCCTCAGAGCCACCCCAGCCACCCTTCCACCCATGCTCACTGCTCtctgctctccttccctccctgaccGGAGCAGAAGGGTAGGGAAGGCAAGATTGCACTTGATGCTAAGACAAACTGCAGTGCACGGTGCTCCTGGGAGATGCCTGTGCCCAGGGGGCTGTGTTCCCGTTTCAATCAGAGCTAAGTGAGGTATGAATCAGCATTACCAGAAAATGTCACGGGGTTACCTCTGGATGGTAGGCTTGGGGGGCGGAGGGCTGCAGGactttcatttcttccatattgTAAATGTTTTCAGTGGTGGGATTTTTACTTTGTacagtgtgagtgtgtgtgtgttgagctTGTGAGTgcttttcaaataaacatttaaaataaaattaggccCCTGAATgggttggttggttaagcatctgtcttcagttcaagtcatgatctcagggtcctgggatggaggccatgccaggctccctgctcagcggggagcctgcttctccctctccctctgccactcctgcttgtgcttgctctctctcactctccctctctcatataaatgaatttttaaagtcttaaaagaaataaaatcaagaatttgaTATAGAGCTCATCTG is a window encoding:
- the C28H10orf53 gene encoding UPF0728 protein C10orf53 homolog isoform X2 — encoded protein: MPKDAVVIVRYGPYSAVGLPVEYHCFRLEGLQAVLARDGHKVILEKIEDWNVVELMVNEEIIFHCNIKDLEFGI
- the C28H10orf53 gene encoding UPF0728 protein C10orf53 homolog isoform X1; protein product: MPKDAVVIVRYGPYSAVGLPVEYHCFRLEGLQAVLARDGHKVILEKIEDWNVVELMVNEEIIFHCNIKDLEFGGDGKLDPLCEEARIAVLNAY